The Geobacter sp. AOG2 genome includes a window with the following:
- a CDS encoding response regulator produces the protein MAEQQKRILVVDDEENARIALSKILTREGYEVASAGNGCEALNYLRGKEVELIITDINMPEMNGLTFLRELGRIHPHSNVIMVTAYGEVESYIEAMNLGAFEYINKPVKIDELKQIIRKIFN, from the coding sequence GTGGCAGAGCAACAAAAACGCATACTGGTGGTTGACGATGAGGAGAACGCCCGTATCGCGCTCTCGAAAATCCTGACTCGTGAAGGGTATGAGGTGGCATCGGCCGGCAACGGTTGCGAGGCGCTCAACTACCTGCGGGGCAAGGAGGTGGAGCTGATCATCACGGACATCAATATGCCGGAGATGAACGGGCTTACGTTCCTGCGGGAACTGGGCAGGATCCATCCCCACAGCAATGTGATCATGGTTACCGCCTACGGCGAGGTGGAGTCGTATATCGAGGCCATGAACCTGGGGGCTTTCGAGTACATCAACAAACCGGTCAAGATTGATGAACTCAAGCAGATAATTCGAAAAATATTCAACTAG
- a CDS encoding helix-turn-helix domain-containing protein has product MSETVPHNEDSSSTSLGAVLRRCREYHGISIDEAAEATKMGKNYLLALENDRTKEFANQAYLKGFLRIYAGYLGLNPDDMLRLHDKQQAQGIGLAAAAHKEGARGGAEIPKKRISLRKFALPAFLLLLIVITASIINRSDAPPRREQIAPQVAPLQPVPTTVPVPAIQPVRSSAHPPPPPQKKEKKPVPVEQSQDAPPVDQKGALSPAEQPKSFIVRMKVSQNGTLNVTIDGALSQTYDLTAGDAIEWKAEKNIALELSNAGGVEVEVNGKPLKALGPVGKPVSIELDANGIRP; this is encoded by the coding sequence TTGTCCGAAACCGTGCCGCACAACGAAGATTCCTCTTCCACCTCCTTGGGGGCCGTTCTCAGGCGCTGCCGCGAGTACCACGGCATTTCTATCGACGAAGCCGCCGAAGCGACCAAAATGGGCAAGAACTATCTTTTGGCCCTGGAAAACGACAGGACCAAGGAATTTGCCAACCAAGCCTATCTGAAAGGCTTTCTGCGGATCTACGCCGGTTACCTCGGCCTTAACCCCGACGACATGCTCCGGTTGCACGACAAACAGCAGGCGCAGGGCATCGGCCTCGCGGCCGCGGCGCACAAGGAAGGCGCGCGGGGCGGCGCCGAAATTCCGAAGAAACGAATATCGTTACGCAAATTCGCGCTGCCCGCTTTTCTGCTGCTGCTTATCGTCATCACGGCAAGTATCATCAATCGCTCCGACGCTCCCCCCAGGCGGGAGCAGATCGCCCCGCAGGTCGCCCCGCTACAGCCGGTGCCGACAACCGTACCGGTGCCGGCGATCCAGCCGGTGCGCTCCAGCGCCCACCCGCCGCCCCCCCCGCAAAAGAAGGAAAAAAAGCCGGTCCCCGTCGAGCAGTCCCAAGATGCGCCGCCGGTCGACCAGAAGGGTGCCCTGTCGCCGGCCGAGCAGCCGAAAAGCTTCATTGTGCGCATGAAGGTGAGCCAGAACGGGACCCTCAACGTCACCATCGATGGGGCGCTGTCCCAAACCTATGACCTGACGGCCGGCGACGCCATCGAATGGAAGGCGGAAAAGAATATTGCCCTCGAGTTGTCCAACGCCGGGGGGGTTGAGGTCGAGGTAAACGGTAAACCGCTCAAAGCGCTCGGGCCCGTCGGGAAACCTGTTTCCATCGAGCTTGACGCCAATGGCATCCGGCCCTAG
- the rlmN gene encoding 23S rRNA (adenine(2503)-C(2))-methyltransferase RlmN: protein MTEKTDLKNLTLPALEQFLQGKGKERFRATQIFKWIYQQNARSFEEMSNISKDLRAELAETAFISDLEPEAVEEGSDGTRKYLFALSDGNAVEAVLIPDEGRNTLCISSQAGCAMGCEFCLTGTFKLTRNLTTAEIVNQIMAVRREFEIRNIVMMGMGEPLHNLDNVIPAIQIMIDGNGLQFSNRRVTVSTCGLVPEMERLGREVPTVNLAVSLNATTDELRDRIMPVNRRYPLRDLLKACKEFPLPGRRKVTFEYVMLGGLNDTLEDAKRLLRLTSDIPNKVNLIPFNEHEGCDLKAPTRAAVDAFHKYLIDRHVTVITRDSRGGDISAACGQLKGRLKK from the coding sequence ATGACGGAAAAGACCGACCTTAAAAATCTGACGCTGCCGGCTCTGGAGCAATTTCTCCAGGGCAAGGGCAAGGAGCGTTTCCGCGCCACCCAGATCTTCAAGTGGATCTACCAGCAGAATGCGCGTTCGTTCGAGGAGATGAGCAATATCTCCAAGGATCTGCGGGCGGAGTTGGCCGAGACCGCCTTTATCAGCGACCTCGAACCGGAAGCGGTGGAGGAGGGAAGCGACGGGACGCGCAAGTATCTCTTCGCGCTTTCGGACGGCAATGCCGTCGAAGCGGTGTTGATCCCGGACGAGGGGCGCAACACCTTGTGCATCTCGTCCCAGGCCGGCTGTGCCATGGGCTGCGAGTTCTGCCTGACCGGAACCTTCAAGCTGACCCGCAACCTGACGACCGCCGAGATCGTCAACCAGATCATGGCGGTCAGGCGCGAGTTCGAGATCCGCAACATCGTCATGATGGGCATGGGCGAACCGCTGCACAACCTGGACAACGTCATCCCGGCCATCCAGATCATGATCGACGGCAATGGCCTGCAATTCTCCAACCGGCGGGTGACGGTCTCGACCTGCGGATTGGTGCCGGAGATGGAGCGGCTCGGCCGCGAGGTGCCGACCGTCAACCTGGCGGTCTCGCTGAACGCCACCACCGACGAATTGCGCGACCGGATCATGCCGGTCAACCGGAGGTATCCGCTCCGGGATCTGCTCAAGGCCTGCAAGGAGTTCCCCCTGCCGGGCCGGCGCAAGGTCACCTTCGAATATGTCATGCTGGGAGGGTTGAACGACACGCTGGAGGATGCCAAGCGCCTGCTGCGCCTGACCAGCGACATCCCCAACAAGGTGAACCTGATTCCCTTCAACGAACATGAAGGGTGCGATCTCAAGGCCCCGACCCGAGCTGCCGTGGATGCCTTCCACAAATACCTGATCGACCGCCATGTGACGGTCATCACCCGGGACAGCCGCGGCGGGGACATCTCGGCGGCCTGCGGCCAGCTCAAGGGGCGGCTGAAAAAATGA
- a CDS encoding DEAD/DEAH box helicase: MTFDELGLNAAILKAVADCGYTTPTPVQEQSIPLAMAGHDLIATAQTGTGKTAAFVLPALQRLATPSTVPGKGPRILVLTPTRELAGQVMEAARAYGRAFRPRCGTLLGGMPYREQLRLLSAPVDIIVATPGRLLDHLERGSVRLDRLEMLILDEADRMLDMGFSEDMEKIVARAPSNRQTMMFTATMDATVSRLAERMLRNPQRVELAVRTTSHALIEQRLHVADNLNHKKELLNHLVSDNALTRAIIFSATKRDADELARELSRNGHQAAALHGDMNQIARNKTIERMRRGGIRLLVATDVAARGLDVTGVSHVINFDLPRFAEDYVHRIGRTGRAGASGIAISFVSRSEVSYLEKIERFIGKRLPEQNIDGLAPLAVLRRSAGGSKRPAGPGANRYAKPGVKSGAAQGQGKPWDNAGKSSSARPRRAPGHQPVVEYRSRRAPSEPR, from the coding sequence ATGACGTTTGACGAACTTGGCCTCAATGCGGCCATCCTCAAAGCGGTGGCCGACTGCGGCTACACGACCCCCACACCTGTCCAGGAACAATCCATACCGTTGGCCATGGCCGGCCACGACCTGATCGCCACGGCCCAAACCGGCACCGGCAAAACAGCGGCATTCGTATTGCCTGCCCTGCAACGCCTGGCCACGCCCTCCACCGTACCCGGCAAAGGCCCCCGCATCCTGGTCCTCACCCCGACCCGCGAATTGGCAGGCCAAGTCATGGAGGCGGCGCGCGCCTACGGACGCGCTTTTCGCCCCCGCTGCGGCACACTGCTGGGCGGCATGCCCTATCGTGAGCAGTTGCGCCTGCTCTCGGCTCCGGTGGACATTATCGTCGCCACGCCGGGCCGCCTGCTGGACCACCTGGAGCGCGGCAGCGTCCGCCTGGACCGCCTGGAGATGCTGATCCTGGACGAGGCGGACCGCATGCTGGACATGGGTTTCAGCGAAGACATGGAGAAGATCGTCGCCCGCGCCCCTTCCAACCGCCAGACCATGATGTTCACCGCCACCATGGACGCCACCGTCAGCAGGCTGGCGGAACGCATGCTGCGCAATCCGCAACGGGTGGAACTGGCTGTACGCACCACCTCCCACGCCCTGATCGAGCAGCGCCTTCACGTCGCCGACAACCTGAATCACAAGAAGGAACTCCTCAACCACCTGGTCAGCGACAACGCGTTGACCAGGGCCATCATCTTTTCGGCCACCAAACGCGATGCCGACGAGTTGGCGCGCGAACTTAGCCGCAACGGCCACCAGGCGGCGGCCCTTCACGGCGATATGAACCAGATTGCCCGCAACAAGACCATCGAGCGCATGCGCCGCGGCGGTATCCGCCTGTTGGTGGCGACCGATGTTGCCGCACGCGGCCTGGACGTCACCGGAGTCAGCCATGTCATCAACTTCGACCTGCCGCGCTTTGCCGAGGATTATGTCCACCGCATCGGCCGCACCGGCAGGGCCGGGGCTTCGGGTATCGCCATCTCCTTTGTTTCCCGTTCGGAAGTAAGCTACCTGGAGAAGATCGAACGCTTCATCGGCAAGAGGCTGCCCGAACAGAATATTGACGGGCTGGCCCCTCTCGCCGTCCTGCGCCGGAGTGCCGGAGGGTCGAAAAGGCCGGCAGGGCCGGGAGCAAACCGTTACGCTAAACCGGGCGTCAAGTCCGGCGCCGCGCAGGGGCAGGGGAAACCGTGGGATAATGCCGGGAAGTCCTCTTCCGCCAGACCGCGCCGTGCACCGGGCCACCAGCCGGTAGTGGAATACCGCAGCAGGCGGGCACCATCCGAACCTCGTTAG
- a CDS encoding GAF domain-containing protein: MQIAARCRKCGKVMSSQRIDNYRVKMTCTCGFSDFRTQTEKVKTVNPFYHKANFTPYVESEKGKMVLTMQRANREHMEIISLEEISMLVSSDFELSEVLHMVATKLAVQLHASVCNIYLLENGELVLKATYGYEQEKIGMIRLKIGEGITGTVAREMQPINLSRASRDPRYKVFPELNEEKYNSMLSFPITDKKDVYGVINLQTTSMRSFPEDEIYFVSIIANLILSAIKLRQKVASAKNGEKRPAVS, encoded by the coding sequence ATGCAGATAGCGGCACGTTGCCGTAAGTGCGGTAAGGTAATGAGCAGTCAGCGCATCGATAACTACCGGGTCAAAATGACCTGTACCTGTGGTTTTTCCGATTTTCGCACCCAGACGGAAAAGGTCAAAACCGTCAACCCGTTCTACCATAAGGCGAATTTCACCCCCTATGTGGAAAGTGAAAAGGGAAAGATGGTGCTGACCATGCAACGGGCGAACCGCGAGCACATGGAGATCATCTCCCTGGAAGAGATCAGCATGCTGGTATCTTCCGATTTTGAACTCTCCGAAGTGCTGCATATGGTGGCAACCAAACTGGCCGTACAACTCCATGCCAGTGTCTGCAATATCTATCTCCTGGAGAATGGGGAACTGGTCCTGAAGGCCACCTACGGGTACGAGCAGGAAAAGATAGGCATGATCCGCCTCAAGATCGGTGAAGGGATTACCGGCACCGTCGCCAGGGAGATGCAGCCCATCAACCTGAGCCGTGCTTCACGGGACCCTCGTTACAAGGTATTCCCCGAGCTGAACGAGGAGAAATACAACTCCATGCTCTCCTTTCCCATCACCGACAAGAAGGACGTTTATGGGGTCATCAACCTTCAGACCACATCCATGCGCAGCTTCCCCGAGGACGAGATCTACTTTGTTTCGATCATCGCAAACCTGATCCTTTCCGCCATCAAGCTTCGCCAGAAAGTCGCGTCCGCCAAAAACGGGGAGAAAAGGCCCGCCGTTTCTTGA
- a CDS encoding response regulator produces MSATPPPDSKATVVVIDDDLHILELASVILSRKGYHVLTASTARKGMEIISTQVPELALLDYMMPEMDGLATLRKIKAHYPDTYVIMFTGKGNEEIAVELMKGGASEYILKPFNNRDLLDRLDNVLRIREIELHNKALRQEHVRLLEEIDNWNQELQKRVREKTEALQKAQSEIAQSEKLAALGYLSAGMAHEIRNPLNTISLFVQLMRQNIADQEQLDYLDKVLKEVDRIDDIISKLLDASRRNRSIISDVQIDRVVDNAIDAFSPQIETGSIRVERHYRGLPPPIKADPAELEQIFTNLFLNALDEMPGGGRLEIEIYEENGRVVVRVGDSGGGIPAEALPSIFEPFFTTKSRGTGMGLPVVQRIARIYQGSIAVEKSSPEGTVFRLEFPAVFQA; encoded by the coding sequence ATGAGCGCGACCCCCCCCCCCGATAGTAAGGCAACGGTCGTCGTCATCGACGACGACCTGCATATCCTCGAGCTTGCCAGTGTGATCCTGTCCCGGAAAGGGTATCATGTGCTTACCGCCTCCACGGCCCGCAAGGGGATGGAGATCATTTCCACGCAGGTGCCGGAGCTGGCGCTTCTGGACTACATGATGCCCGAGATGGACGGCCTTGCGACCTTGCGGAAGATCAAGGCTCACTACCCGGATACCTACGTCATCATGTTCACCGGCAAGGGGAATGAAGAGATTGCCGTTGAACTGATGAAGGGCGGCGCTTCCGAATACATCCTCAAGCCGTTCAACAACCGCGACCTGCTCGACCGTCTCGACAACGTCCTGCGCATCCGGGAGATCGAACTCCACAACAAGGCGCTGCGACAGGAACATGTACGGCTTCTTGAAGAGATCGACAACTGGAACCAGGAGTTGCAGAAGCGGGTTCGCGAGAAAACGGAGGCGCTGCAAAAGGCCCAGTCCGAGATCGCCCAATCCGAAAAGCTGGCCGCGCTGGGCTACCTTTCGGCCGGCATGGCCCATGAGATCCGCAATCCGCTCAATACCATCTCGCTTTTCGTTCAGCTTATGCGCCAGAACATCGCCGATCAGGAACAATTGGACTACCTGGATAAGGTCCTCAAGGAGGTAGACCGGATCGATGACATCATCTCCAAACTCCTTGATGCCTCCCGCCGTAACCGCAGCATAATCTCCGATGTGCAGATCGACCGGGTGGTGGATAATGCCATCGATGCCTTTTCTCCCCAGATCGAGACCGGGAGCATCCGAGTCGAACGGCATTATCGCGGCCTCCCCCCACCCATCAAGGCCGACCCGGCGGAACTGGAGCAGATCTTCACCAACCTGTTCCTCAACGCCCTGGACGAGATGCCCGGCGGAGGCCGTCTCGAGATAGAAATTTACGAGGAAAACGGCCGGGTGGTGGTCCGGGTCGGCGACAGCGGCGGCGGCATTCCGGCCGAGGCCCTGCCGAGCATCTTTGAACCTTTTTTTACCACCAAGTCCCGCGGCACCGGCATGGGGCTGCCGGTAGTCCAACGTATCGCCCGCATCTACCAGGGAAGCATTGCCGTGGAAAAGAGTTCGCCTGAGGGGACGGTGTTCCGCCTGGAATTTCCCGCCGTTTTTCAAGCCTGA
- a CDS encoding NAD(P)/FAD-dependent oxidoreductase, giving the protein MPFIYRNLTLSPHDGEDRLPELVAAQLAVSPASLRDFRILRKGIDARRKPRIKVIYTVSFSLAEDAPLLARLAQEPDLEWQPESAPHLFAPVRSPQRIVIVGSGPAGLFTALRLAEYGLTATVIERGQPVEQRSLDVQRFWKSGVLDPESNVQFGEGGAGTFSDGKLTCRSKDPLVSWVLERMAGFGAPPEIRYLAKPHVGTDRLRTVVGAIRRYLLDKGFTIRFGCRLTDIVAADGAVSAIMVNGETELPCDLLVLASGHSARDTYEMLERRGVPLEQKAFAMGLRVEHPQALIDRIQYGGPRHPSLPAADYAVAWNNGASGRSAYSFCMCPGGVVIGGASEEGGVVTNGMSGQMRNAPFANSALVVNVTPADFGGGDPLAGVRFQRHWERQAFLAGGGGYRAPASNLMGFMGLPGKGPLSSSYRPGIVEADLGEALPPFITRTLREGINEFGRKLRGFVTAEAVLVGIESRTSAPVRIPRNERYESVGLAGLYPAGEGAGYAGGIMSSAIDGIRIADTIAARLRGC; this is encoded by the coding sequence ATGCCGTTTATCTATCGTAACCTCACCCTTTCTCCGCACGACGGAGAAGACCGCCTGCCTGAGCTTGTTGCCGCGCAACTCGCCGTCTCCCCTGCATCCCTGCGGGATTTCCGTATCCTCCGCAAGGGGATCGACGCCCGTCGCAAACCTCGTATCAAGGTCATTTATACCGTTTCCTTCTCCCTCGCCGAGGACGCTCCCCTGCTGGCCCGTCTCGCCCAGGAACCGGACCTGGAATGGCAGCCGGAATCGGCTCCCCACCTGTTCGCGCCGGTCAGGTCGCCGCAGCGGATCGTCATTGTGGGCAGCGGTCCGGCCGGGCTGTTCACGGCGCTGCGCCTGGCGGAATACGGCCTGACGGCAACCGTCATCGAGCGGGGCCAGCCGGTGGAACAGCGCAGCCTCGATGTCCAGAGGTTTTGGAAATCGGGCGTGCTGGACCCGGAGAGTAATGTCCAGTTCGGCGAGGGGGGTGCGGGCACCTTCTCGGACGGCAAGTTGACCTGCCGGTCCAAAGACCCGCTTGTGTCCTGGGTACTGGAGCGGATGGCCGGTTTCGGGGCGCCGCCCGAGATCCGCTATCTGGCCAAGCCCCATGTGGGCACCGATCGCCTGCGCACGGTCGTCGGCGCCATACGGCGGTATCTGCTGGATAAGGGGTTCACGATCCGTTTCGGTTGCCGCCTCACCGATATTGTCGCCGCCGACGGGGCCGTTTCCGCGATCATGGTCAACGGGGAGACGGAACTGCCGTGCGACCTGCTGGTCCTGGCCAGCGGCCACAGCGCCCGGGACACCTATGAAATGCTGGAGCGGCGCGGTGTGCCGCTGGAGCAGAAGGCGTTCGCCATGGGGCTCCGGGTGGAACATCCCCAGGCCCTGATCGACCGTATCCAGTACGGCGGCCCGCGCCACCCAAGCCTTCCGGCGGCCGACTATGCCGTGGCCTGGAACAACGGCGCCAGCGGCCGCAGCGCCTATTCCTTCTGCATGTGCCCCGGCGGCGTGGTCATCGGCGGCGCATCCGAGGAGGGGGGCGTGGTCACCAACGGCATGAGCGGCCAGATGCGCAATGCTCCGTTCGCCAACAGCGCCCTGGTGGTGAACGTCACCCCGGCCGACTTCGGCGGCGGCGACCCGTTGGCCGGGGTCAGGTTTCAACGCCATTGGGAGCGACAGGCCTTCCTGGCCGGGGGAGGCGGCTACCGCGCCCCGGCCAGCAATCTGATGGGGTTCATGGGGCTGCCCGGCAAGGGCCCGCTCTCGTCCAGCTACCGTCCCGGCATCGTCGAGGCCGACCTGGGCGAGGCGCTGCCGCCGTTCATCACCCGGACCCTGCGGGAAGGGATCAACGAATTCGGGCGCAAGTTGCGGGGCTTCGTCACCGCCGAGGCCGTCCTGGTGGGCATCGAGTCCCGAACCTCGGCCCCGGTGCGCATTCCGCGCAATGAGCGCTATGAGTCGGTCGGGCTTGCGGGGCTGTACCCGGCGGGCGAGGGGGCCGGCTATGCCGGCGGCATCATGAGCTCGGCGATTGACGGCATCAGGATAGCGGACACCATAGCAGCCCGGTTAAGAGGTTGTTGA
- a CDS encoding PfkB family carbohydrate kinase, producing MGIVVVGTVAFDTVETPFGKGENVLGGSATYFSTSASFFTDVSLVAVVGEDFPAEHISFLKSRDINTDGLQRLPGKTFHWTGKYGYDLNEAQTLDTQLNVLTEFRPDLPESYRDADYLFLANIDPDLQMEVLDQVRRPKLVACDTMNFWITSKPEALKQVLRKVDIVVINEGEARQFTNQSNLVKAAREIIALGCKRLVVKRGEYGVLMFTADSVFAAPAYPLEEVFDPTGAGDTFAGGFMGYLANTGDLSEEGIRQAIVFGSVMASFNVEDFSLDRMKRLEYREIEARYRSFKALTSFRDIRDLKS from the coding sequence ATGGGAATCGTTGTCGTCGGCACCGTGGCCTTTGATACGGTGGAAACCCCTTTTGGCAAGGGTGAGAATGTCCTGGGCGGTTCGGCCACCTATTTTTCCACCTCGGCCAGCTTCTTTACCGATGTCTCGCTGGTGGCGGTCGTGGGAGAGGATTTCCCCGCGGAGCACATAAGCTTTCTTAAATCCCGCGATATCAATACCGATGGTCTTCAGCGGCTCCCCGGCAAGACCTTTCACTGGACCGGAAAGTACGGCTACGACTTAAACGAGGCCCAGACCCTGGACACGCAGCTCAATGTGCTGACGGAGTTCCGTCCCGACCTGCCCGAATCCTACCGTGACGCCGACTATCTCTTCCTGGCGAACATCGATCCCGACCTGCAAATGGAGGTGCTGGACCAGGTGCGCAGGCCGAAGCTGGTGGCGTGCGACACCATGAATTTCTGGATTACGTCCAAGCCCGAGGCATTGAAGCAGGTGCTCCGGAAGGTTGATATCGTGGTGATCAACGAAGGCGAGGCGCGTCAGTTCACCAATCAATCGAACCTGGTCAAGGCGGCCCGCGAAATCATCGCTCTGGGGTGCAAACGGTTGGTGGTCAAGCGCGGGGAGTACGGTGTGCTGATGTTCACGGCGGATTCGGTCTTTGCCGCGCCCGCCTACCCCCTGGAAGAGGTTTTTGATCCGACCGGCGCCGGAGACACCTTTGCCGGAGGTTTCATGGGGTACCTGGCCAATACCGGCGACCTGTCCGAGGAGGGGATCCGCCAGGCGATCGTCTTCGGTTCGGTGATGGCCTCCTTCAATGTGGAGGATTTCAGCCTCGACCGCATGAAACGCTTGGAATACCGGGAGATCGAGGCTCGTTACCGGAGTTTCAAAGCGCTGACGAGTTTTCGGGATATTAGAGACCTTAAATCGTAA
- a CDS encoding response regulator, with translation MMESRGKILIIDDDPFFQKVLSDAFNENGYTAFNASDGVEGIKVFLEKAPDAVLSDLVMPRMGGVSTCMEISRLAGDRQPVIVLLTSMFHEPPHEHDAPDMGARVHIPKSTKAVDIVIIVEQLLERKKFQQG, from the coding sequence ATGATGGAATCGCGCGGAAAAATTTTGATCATCGACGACGACCCTTTTTTCCAGAAGGTGTTGTCCGACGCCTTCAACGAGAACGGCTATACGGCATTTAACGCCAGCGACGGCGTTGAAGGGATCAAGGTCTTTCTGGAAAAGGCCCCCGATGCCGTCCTCTCCGACCTGGTCATGCCGCGCATGGGCGGTGTCAGCACCTGCATGGAGATCAGCCGCCTGGCGGGCGACAGGCAGCCGGTGATCGTCCTGTTGACCTCCATGTTCCATGAGCCGCCTCACGAGCACGATGCCCCCGACATGGGAGCCAGGGTGCACATCCCCAAATCCACCAAAGCCGTGGATATCGTCATTATCGTCGAGCAACTCCTGGAACGGAAAAAATTTCAGCAAGGCTGA
- the mtnP gene encoding S-methyl-5'-thioadenosine phosphorylase translates to MKDAAIGVIGGSGLYEMEGLDDVRRVQVETPFGDPSDEYVTGVLNGVRMAFLPRHGRGHRLLPSEVNYRANIYGMKKLGVERIISVSAVGSLKEIIAPGHIVIPDQFIDRTKGIRKDTFFGEGVVAHVGFADPVCHDLSEVLYAAALKAGAVAHKGGTYICMEGPAFSTRAESFMYREREAAVIGMTNLTEAKLAREAEICYGIIALSTDYDCWHTAHDDVSVEAVVQIIKQNVAMAKDIIRHAVAVIHGREQSCPCGSAMQYAIISDRSVIPAETKQKLDLLIGKYL, encoded by the coding sequence ATGAAGGATGCGGCAATCGGAGTTATCGGCGGGAGCGGGCTCTATGAGATGGAAGGTCTGGATGACGTGCGACGGGTGCAGGTGGAGACGCCTTTCGGCGACCCTTCGGACGAGTACGTCACCGGTGTGCTGAACGGCGTGCGGATGGCGTTCCTCCCCCGCCACGGGCGTGGCCACCGTTTGCTGCCGTCCGAAGTCAATTATCGCGCCAACATCTATGGCATGAAGAAACTCGGCGTGGAACGGATCATCTCCGTGTCGGCCGTGGGGAGCCTCAAGGAAATCATTGCCCCCGGCCATATCGTGATACCTGACCAGTTTATCGACCGGACCAAGGGCATCCGCAAGGACACTTTTTTCGGCGAAGGGGTCGTGGCCCATGTCGGTTTTGCCGACCCGGTCTGCCATGACCTGTCGGAGGTCCTCTATGCCGCGGCCCTCAAGGCCGGAGCGGTCGCCCACAAAGGCGGCACCTACATCTGCATGGAGGGGCCGGCCTTTTCCACCCGTGCCGAATCGTTCATGTACCGCGAGCGCGAGGCGGCAGTCATCGGCATGACCAACCTGACCGAAGCCAAGCTGGCGCGCGAGGCCGAGATCTGTTACGGCATCATCGCCCTTTCCACCGATTATGACTGCTGGCACACCGCCCACGACGACGTATCGGTGGAGGCGGTGGTCCAGATCATAAAGCAGAACGTCGCCATGGCCAAGGACATCATCCGCCACGCCGTGGCCGTCATCCATGGCAGGGAGCAAAGCTGCCCCTGCGGCAGCGCCATGCAGTACGCCATTATCAGCGACAGGTCGGTAATCCCGGCTGAAACGAAACAAAAGCTCGATCTGCTCATCGGTAAATATTTGTAG
- a CDS encoding lipopolysaccharide assembly protein LapB has translation MVCLLVTLAVTGCATQGVKSNQESYHYQMGLSYLGERNYTSALIELTEAEKMDSENPELLYNLGLAYLGKKRFDLAEQKLQKAILLKPDYSSARNDLGVVYLELKRWDNAIQQFKIVKNDIFYQDSENAAINLGLAYLGKGDYSKALEELRAVIVANPRNPLARLSLGRVWFAMDKTEQAIVEYRKALEIFKDFGAAYYYLGLAQLKQNSLDAAKRSFNEVLRIIPDSELGHASIGYLELLK, from the coding sequence ATGGTTTGCCTTCTCGTGACACTGGCTGTGACCGGCTGCGCCACGCAGGGGGTAAAGAGCAACCAGGAGTCCTACCATTACCAGATGGGACTTTCCTACCTGGGGGAGCGCAATTATACCAGCGCCCTGATAGAGCTGACCGAAGCGGAAAAAATGGACTCCGAGAACCCGGAACTGCTCTATAATCTGGGTCTGGCCTATCTGGGGAAGAAGCGTTTTGACCTGGCGGAACAGAAGCTCCAGAAGGCCATTCTGCTGAAGCCGGACTATTCGTCGGCGCGGAATGACCTGGGGGTGGTCTATCTCGAACTCAAACGGTGGGATAACGCCATCCAGCAGTTCAAGATCGTCAAGAACGACATCTTTTACCAGGACAGCGAGAATGCGGCCATCAACCTGGGGCTGGCCTATCTCGGCAAGGGAGATTACTCCAAGGCGCTTGAGGAACTCCGGGCCGTGATCGTCGCCAACCCGCGCAACCCGTTGGCCCGGCTTTCCCTCGGCAGGGTCTGGTTCGCCATGGATAAGACCGAACAGGCCATTGTCGAATATCGTAAGGCTTTGGAGATATTCAAAGACTTTGGCGCCGCCTATTATTATCTCGGGCTGGCCCAGCTCAAGCAAAATAGTCTCGATGCCGCCAAACGTTCTTTTAACGAGGTGCTTCGCATCATCCCCGACTCCGAATTGGGGCATGCATCAATAGGGTATCTGGAGCTTCTCAAGTAG
- a CDS encoding universal stress protein: MKPFNKILTAIDFSENSEYAFDYALTLAKQFGSQLTILHVINEPVDLRGFYVPHISFEQLEKEIEEGAEKMMAKFCASKMGDFTSFTTSIVTGIPYEEIIRTAEESAASLIVLGTHGRTGLDHLIFGSTAERVVRGASCPVLTIRLPAVQ, from the coding sequence ATGAAACCGTTCAACAAAATCCTGACGGCCATCGACTTTTCGGAAAACTCCGAATACGCATTCGATTACGCCCTGACCCTGGCGAAACAGTTCGGTTCCCAGCTTACGATACTGCATGTCATCAATGAACCGGTGGACTTGCGCGGCTTCTACGTCCCCCACATCTCCTTCGAGCAGTTGGAGAAAGAGATCGAAGAAGGGGCCGAAAAGATGATGGCCAAGTTCTGCGCTTCGAAGATGGGGGATTTTACCAGCTTCACGACATCCATCGTCACCGGGATACCTTACGAGGAGATTATTCGCACCGCCGAGGAATCAGCCGCTTCGCTGATCGTGCTCGGCACCCACGGACGTACCGGCCTCGACCACCTGATCTTCGGCAGCACGGCTGAGCGTGTCGTTCGCGGCGCTTCCTGTCCGGTCCTGACGATTCGTCTGCCGGCGGTACAATGA